GAACCTTCAGGAGGCTATAGAGGCTGCAAAGGACATAAGGGCTAAGTACTACATTCCAATGCACTTCGGAGCCATTCCGCAAACCTCCGCAGACCCCGAGGAGTTCAAAAGAAAAGTAAAAGGAGCGGTAATTCTCAAACCACTGTTCTAATTTTTCACTCCTCAGCCCTTCTGAGCTCTGCAACGATGACGCTGTGGCCCTTTCTGCACTGCTCCGGAGCATCGCCGATGACCTTCTCAACAATCACCGTCTCCCCGTTGTTCAGTTCAATCGGGTGGCAGAGGGAGTACATGCTGCAGTCGTACACGTCGCACTTTCTCTGCTCGTAGTGAATTTTTGCCCCCTCAACCGCGATTTTGGAGTCAACAAGGGCTATTATCGGCAGCTCAACAACTTCTACCGCCACCACACCCTCGTCATGCAGAGGGCACTCCTGCACCGCCCCATCCCTCAAGCCGACAATCTTGTACTTGGCCCCCTCCTTCAGCTTCAAACAGGTCTTTTTTATCTTGCAGTTCTCGCATTCCTGCTTCCCACCGAGGAAAATGAACTCAACGCCAATTTTAGCCCAGTCTTTACCGCATAAAGTGATGATTTTGTTTACTTCTTCATTCATGAGCATCACCAATGTTCCTCTGTAAGGCACTATTTTAAGTTTGCTCAAAGCCTTATGCTCATCATGTCGTCCGCAACGACAGCATCAAACTCCAGATACTCGATTATCTCATCCTTAACCGCATGTGCCATCGGATAGAGGTGTGTGAGGTAGAGCTTTTCCGCTTTGCAGTATCTCAGATTCTCCTTCAGGTTTTCGGGTGTGGTGTGGTAGTCTGCCTGATAGTTAAAGGGCAAAGATAGCTCGTGAACCATCAGGCTGCACTCCACCGAAATGAACTCTTTAATGGCCCTGGTATCTCCGCTTATCGCAACAGTGTCTTCCACAACATAA
The nucleotide sequence above comes from Archaeoglobus fulgidus DSM 4304. Encoded proteins:
- a CDS encoding UPF0179 family protein, translating into MNEEVNKIITLCGKDWAKIGVEFIFLGGKQECENCKIKKTCLKLKEGAKYKIVGLRDGAVQECPLHDEGVVAVEVVELPIIALVDSKIAVEGAKIHYEQRKCDVYDCSMYSLCHPIELNNGETVIVEKVIGDAPEQCRKGHSVIVAELRRAEE